TCAGCAGCTGGTTCTTCAGCAGCTGGTTCTTCAGCAGCTGGTTCTTCAGCAGCTGGTTCTTCAGCAGCTGGTTCTTCAGCAACTGGTTTTTGCTTTGCTAAAATAGCTTCTTCTTTTTTCTTTCTAGTTTCTTCTTCTTGGTCTAGTTTTTCTTTTTGATTTTTTGCATTCTGGTCTTGAATATTTTGTAATTTTTTTGCAATTCTTTCATCTTTTTCTTTTACCCATTCTTCAAATTTTCGTAACGCAATTTCTTCTGTTAGAGCACCTTTTTTAACACCTTCTAATAAGTGTTTCTTAAGAAGCACACCCTTATATGACAATATCGCTCTAGCTGTGTCAGTTGGAATAGCTCCTTTTTGAAGCCAGCTAAGAGCGCTTTCGAAGTTTAAATCAATTGTTGCTGGTCTCACATTAGGATTGTATGTTCCAATTTTTTCAATAAATCTACCATCTCTTTTTGCTCTTGAGTCAGTAATTACGATATGATAAAATGGTTTTCCTTTTTTTCCGTGTCTTTGAAGTCTAATTTTAGTTGCCATAAGATTAATTTTTTTATAAGGGTCCTAAACCCAGTTAATTAAGTGTGCAAATATCTAATAATTATTTAACTTATTATAATTTAGTTTAAATTTTCTTTATTATTAATTTAGTTATTTATAAACTGAATTGATTTTTCATTACATTTAGAAAAACAAATATAATAATACATGTATCTAATATTTGACACTGAAACTATTGGATTGCCTACTGATTTTAATGCACATTATTCAGATGTTCAAAACTGGGAAACTGCACGTTGTGTACAATTAGCTTGGCAATTACATGACAAGTTTGGTGTTTTAATTGATTCAGGCAATGATATTATTAAACCTCAAGGATTTGAAATTCCACAGGCTTCTATTAAGATTCATAGAATAACCAATGAAATTGCACAAGAGGAGGGTAGGCAAATTAATTATGTTTTAGAAAAATTTTCAACTGCACTTTCAAAAGCTAATTTTATCATTGGCCATAATGTTTCTTTTGATATTAATGTAATTGGTTCTGAGTATTTTAGGAATGACAATAGTTTTGTTTTTCCTGAAATATTTATTATTGATACGATGAAAACCACTGTTGAATTCTGTAAAATTAGAATAGGTGAGGAGGGTGTTATTCAAAGTGTAAGTCCAGCAGGTTCTTTTAAGGACTTTTATAAATTCAAGGTTGTATTAGAAAATAATCGGTCAGGATTATTATACAGAAAGTCTGAATCCATGCCAAATTTATCTACTGGAGATATTGTAAGCTATGAAATTAATAATAAAGGAACAATCAAGGTTCGAAAAGGTTTTAAATCACCCAAACTAGAAGAATTATATGAAATAATCTTCAGTGAGAAAATTATAAATGCACATAATGCCTCTGCCGATGTAGATGCAACAGCAAGATGCTTTTTTGAATTATTAAGACAAAAATTTTTTACTGAGAAAAATAGTGATTTAACAAATAATGATGTGTTGGATTTTATTTCAAAAAACCCTTCACAAATTAAATTATTAAATATTGGTGTAGAACCTAAAAATGCTGGAGAAATTAAGTTTGAAGATATTAGTCTACAATCTGACAACAATCATAATTATAATATAGATAAATCAAGTGTTATACAAATTAGATGTTACAGTTCTTATTCTGTTTTGCAGTCAACTATTTCGATAAATCAATTAGTCAATCATGTTTCCAAAGAGGGGATGAAAGCTGTAGCTATTACAGATAAAGGTAATTTATTTGGTGCCTTCGAGTTTGCTTCATTGTGTAAAAAAAATCAAATTTTACCAATTATAGGTTGTGATTTTTATCTGGTTCAAGATAGAAGTGTTAGACAAGGAGGATTTAGTAGAGATAGAAAAGATAAACGATATTCACAGGTCTTATATGCAAAAAATTTAAATGGTTATAAAAATTTATGTAAAATTTCTTCTCTTGGTTATGTCGATGGTTTATATGCAGGTTTTCCTAGAGTAGATAAGGATTTAATAAAACAATATAAAGATGATTTAATTGCCACTTCAAGCGGAATTTATGGCGAAATTGCTAGCTTGTTTTTAAATGTGGGTGTTTCTAAGGCAAAGGAGTGTTTTTTATGGTGGCTAAATGAATTTAAAGAAAATTTTTATATTGAATTAAGTCACAATAATATAGATGATGAAGACGATTTAAATAAATTACTTATAACCTGGTCCAAGGAATATAATGTAAAATGTTTACCTGCAAATAGAGTATTTTATTTAAATCAAAAGGATGCAAAAGCCCATGATGCATTATTATGTGTTAAAAATGGTGAGCAAATGGCTACACCTAAAGGAGTGGGGCATGGTTATCGATTTGGTCTCTCTAATGATAATTTTTATTTTAAAAATGTTGAAGAAACAATTCAAGATTTTTCTAATACCCCTAATGTTTTTAGTGATTTAACATATTTTGTAAGTCAATTTGATTTATACGACTTATCTCGAGATGTATTATTGCCAAG
This window of the Flavobacteriales bacterium TMED191 genome carries:
- a CDS encoding 30S ribosomal protein S16 gives rise to the protein MATKIRLQRHGKKGKPFYHIVITDSRAKRDGRFIEKIGTYNPNVRPATIDLNFESALSWLQKGAIPTDTARAILSYKGVLLKKHLLEGVKKGALTEEIALRKFEEWVKEKDERIAKKLQNIQDQNAKNQKEKLDQEEETRKKKEEAILAKQKPVAEEPAAEEPAAEEPAAEEPAAEEPAA